GCCGGGAGAAGGCGCAGGAAGGCCCGGCGCAGGGCCGGGCCTTCCGGGGCTTTCAATACGACCGAGGGCGGCCTCAGGGCGCGTCGGCCTCCTGGCGCGCTTCGCGCCGTGGCTCGGGCACCTCGCTCAGGCCTTCCTCGGGCTCGGGGTCCTTCGGGGGATCGCGGGGGTCGACGTACGGCTCCGCCGGGGACTCGCCGTCCGCGATCCTGCGGCCGCGCTGGAGCTCGGCGTCGAGTTCGGCGCCGCAGAGGATGACGATGTTCGACAGCCACAGCCAGACGAGGAAGACGACGACGGCCGCGAGCGTGCCGTACGTCTTGTTGTAGGAGCCGAACCGCGCGACGTACAGCCCGAAGCCGGCGGACACCACGACCCAGGCCACGACGGCGAACAGGCTGCCGGGGCTGAGCCACCGCACGCCGGGCTGGCGGACGTTGGGCGCGGCGTAGTAGAGCAGCGTGATCATGCCCGCCGCGAGCAGCACGAGCACCGGCCACTTCACGATGCCCCAGACCGTGACCGCCGTCGGCCCGAGGCCGATCAGGTTCCCCGCGATCTCGGCGAGCCGGCCGGTGAAGGTGACGGCGAGCACGGCGGCCGCCATCAGGATCACCAGCAGGAGCGTCAGCCCCACCCGGAGCGGAGTCACCTTCCAGAACGGACGGCCCTCGCGGATGTCGAAGATCGCGTTGGTCGCCCGGATGAACGCGCCCATGTAGCCGGAGGCCGCCCACAGCGCGAGCAGCAGACCCGTGATCGCGAACACCCCGGCGGTGCCCTGGTGCTGCTGGACGTTGGCGAGGCCGGTCTGCAGCATCTGCTGGACCGGCCCCGGCGTCAACGACTTGATGTTCCCGAGCAGCGGTTCGGTGGCGCTCTGGCCCAGCAGGCCGAGTATCGACACCAGCACGATCAGCCCGGGGAAGATCGAGAGGACGGCGTAGTACGTCAGCGAGGCCGCCCAATCGGGAACGTTGTCCTCCTTGAACTCCTTGGCCGTGCGTTTGACGACTCCGATCCAGTCGCGACGCGACAGCCTCTCGAGCGGCCCCTGCTCGTCCTCGGGGTCGGTCATCGGTGGGCGAACCTCCGCATGAGCGTGTGACGTGGGTGCGGGAACATCCGGCGGCCGCCGAACATGCGGGTCTTGCCGAACACGCCGCGCATTCCCCTGCCGCCGAAAATGCTCTTCCGGCCGAACGTGTTCATCGCGCCGAAACCGCGCTTGCGGCCGGGCATGCGCAGCCCGTTGAAGGCGCTCTTCCCGCTGAACGCGCCCTTGCCGCCGAGCGGGCCAATGCCGCCGGCCCTCTTCTTGGCGCCGAACATCCGGTGTCCGCCGGCCGGCTTGCTCATCTTGCCGGCGGTCCCGAGCATGCCCGTCGCCCGGCCCGTGCGGCCTCCGCCGAACCCACGCGTCCTCGGCATGCCCTGCTTCTGGAACATGCCGGCCACGCCGGGCCTCGTCGTACGGCCCTGGCTCCGGGTGATGACGCGGCGCAGCAGCAGCAGCGCGGTTCCCGCGACTCCGGCGGCGGCGACCAGGCCGGGACGGCGCCTCGCCTGCTCGCTCACCTTGCCGGCGGCTCCCCGCACCGGCTCCGGCGTGGCCTCGCGCACCCGGCCGGTGACGTCGGCGACCCTGGC
The DNA window shown above is from Microbispora sp. ZYX-F-249 and carries:
- a CDS encoding YihY/virulence factor BrkB family protein, with the protein product MTDPEDEQGPLERLSRRDWIGVVKRTAKEFKEDNVPDWAASLTYYAVLSIFPGLIVLVSILGLLGQSATEPLLGNIKSLTPGPVQQMLQTGLANVQQHQGTAGVFAITGLLLALWAASGYMGAFIRATNAIFDIREGRPFWKVTPLRVGLTLLLVILMAAAVLAVTFTGRLAEIAGNLIGLGPTAVTVWGIVKWPVLVLLAAGMITLLYYAAPNVRQPGVRWLSPGSLFAVVAWVVVSAGFGLYVARFGSYNKTYGTLAAVVVFLVWLWLSNIVILCGAELDAELQRGRRIADGESPAEPYVDPRDPPKDPEPEEGLSEVPEPRREARQEADAP
- a CDS encoding DUF3618 domain-containing protein, yielding MTETDPGAARPNAGAVGVHRQDVSEPVTEPESLNAVRQSRPGPEPVAAARDTETKGEDEKKGHDEIAEVRQEIERTRDHLGDTIEALAAKADVKARAQERVHATTAAARARVADVTGRVREATPEPVRGAAGKVSEQARRRPGLVAAAGVAGTALLLLRRVITRSQGRTTRPGVAGMFQKQGMPRTRGFGGGRTGRATGMLGTAGKMSKPAGGHRMFGAKKRAGGIGPLGGKGAFSGKSAFNGLRMPGRKRGFGAMNTFGRKSIFGGRGMRGVFGKTRMFGGRRMFPHPRHTLMRRFAHR